tatcaaacagAAGAATCTGAGGTCAGATCGAACAGATCCCTATTTCCAGCAAAAGAATAGCTTTCCTTTTCTATTCCACATAATAGTCTTTCAAACATAAGATAAGAACACTTTATTATATCAGCAATTACCATACTTTTATTTCATTCCCTGCCAGAAAACCAAACTAATAACATCCCTCAGCACCACCACatactataaaaattaaaatagaaaattacacAAAATAACACGATGGCAAATCAAGCAAGAAATCTAGTCAAACCCGAGAAAGCAAACAAACATAATCTAAAACATTCTATTTCCATCACATGACATAAACACACAAATAATGATTAATCCAAACATCACTCTCTAACTACGTTAATTTTTTCAGAGAAAAAAAGGCAGAAAAAAATTTACCAAGAGCTTCAAGCTGATGTTTCTTGCTAGAACCAGGCGGTCTGCCTCTAGCTTTCTTCAACGAATTAGGTGAAGCCGAACCTCCTTGAGGAGAGAACCCTCCACCACCTGATTGATTGGCGGAGGCAGACGTAGGTGAAGGCACGAGAGCCAATGACATTGTGCCATCTGGCCCATACTTCCTCGGCCTCCCTCTCTTCCGCTTCATGGGCTCACTCCCTCCCATGTTCATGTTCACTCCTTGTGGAGATGTCAGCCCCGTGGGCCCACCATCAGCAGGGTTAGTGGTGTTGGTGGGCTGGTAGGTAGGTGACGGTGGCGTCACTGGTTTGTACACAGCTGTCCCGTCAGAACTAAACGCTAAACGCATGTTATGTATCACCGGCTGTGGCTGTACCACACTCTTTTGAAGACCCGTGTTGAACGCTTCACGACTCGTCATCACATTCACTCCTGACTCAGATCCTGACATTTCCTTTTCACTTCCCTGtacaacaaaattaagtaaaagcattgaaaacaaatctaaaacacaaaatcaagCAAAAGAAGGAAAACGCTTCATTTTTAAACTAGATTGAGTGGACTAGTTTCATAATTTGTTAAACTTTCAGAGATCTTCGAAATTAAGAGCAGAATTTGAACTAGAGTGAGGTTTATACTAGCTTGACCCGTAATATCGGAGTAAAATCTAGAGAGAATCTAGTAGACTGCAGAgataaaaaccctaaattacAGCAAATCCGCCATAGTTTTTCACCAGTcactaaatttcaaatttttcctacaaaaattgaaaccaaaaaaagaaatttaaattatgttttactAGAAACAAATTCCCTTACTAAgtatatgaaattttgaattttactgtttaaaatgtgaaaaatacacaaaaaaaaatcaaaaaatagacagaaaaaaaaaataacaaccaTAAAATCACcaataaatgtgaaaaaaaaaattaccagagGGTGAAGGAGAGTTGAGTGAAGAAATTTCAGGGtttggaaatgaaaaaaaaaattataaaggcaGAGAAGATGCGGAAGAAATGgtgaatatttaatatatatatatataaatatatattttatttcagatatattttatttaatttttaaatataaattatgggGGATTTCTCTTTTTCATGGCTTCTTCCCTCTTGGGGGCTTTATTGGAAAAAGCAGGTAAAAGCAGGCCCCTAATTTGCTTTCTTtcgtaaaaaataaataaaaaattatttatttatttgcatttgCTTCAACGCCTTCAttactctctctcttttttacaaattttctttcactctCTCGACTACAAGTAGATTCTACTCGCTGTATAAATGCACCACGCATTCTCAATAGGGGAGATAAAAGTTTTATGCTTGGATTAGATATTGAACCAAGGTCATAATCAATTTGAGTATTGTTTGGTTAGGCCAACAGTTCGATTCTGtcacatattaaataaatattataataatatttaattaaatgaaattattatataataatatattattattatttttaatcaaataaatttgatttaaatttaataattataatattttttatcctaacaaaattatggtatgatgattttaatatatattgtctaTCACAATATTGGgtgatatcatttttttattattaaatatatttatttcgaatcttaataattataaatattacgTTTGAGTTttactaattattattaaatttataaaaataaaatgtcgTGTTTATCTTAACTCTAATTactgatataaatttaaaattgattttgcgGAATTCGgtttagatttttgaacaaGGGTATGTGGTAAGTGAATAAGAGCGAGTATGTTTTGTTTAGGGGGTTTGCGAGTATGGAGATAAAATAATGCAAATTTTGTATTTGGCGCTTgttgttttcctttttcctttttactttTTAAGAAATCTTAATCAGatctcaaattaataattaataataaataataataattagacgGGCAATTTGTTATACAGGTGGATACTTGGTGTTGAATTGGTGATTagcaaatgaaaaatttattgttGAGGGTTGGTAAAGAGTAGTTGGTCCATaaacacaaacaataataattgaggatttgaatttaagcttgattaattaattaattaattaattaaattaaattaattaacatgtgtatataattaatgataatgcTCGAACggtttaaaaacaatttaaatttaaaaaaatcaattcatcaAGGTAATATTCAAATtcactttgaaaaaaaattattttaataattgtgatAATACATTTTATTATCCAATTCATGCAGGTTCCAACCCACCAAGTGCATATTATTAATGTAGAAAGGGCAcaaatgtcattttcttttccaaaattttcaaaaaaaaataacttttggaTATTTTAGCAAATTAGGtgtctaaaatttaaattaatgtctAAATGTATTCTATCAGATTGGTCGCTTAAAACCTTTAGTCTCTCCTAGAGCCCCAATGAAGAAAACGGGATCATTTATTCTGGACTTGTTGAAAACTTGAATGATCGTTGTATGAGGTGCAGAATCCTGAAAAAAGTTGCAAACATTTGTATTCAGCCACTGGGATGGCATCAAATGGTTGGTATAACAGACTATATACAGTCACAGACAGGTGGGTTTTACACCAAAACTGTAAGTCTATCTTAATTATCTTCTGTTAATTTAGCTATGGGAGCTCCTCAATCATGCTCAACAAAGGTCTGCCTGAACTCGGCCTAGCTATTatgaatttgagccaaacttgagttaacCCTTGTTTAAGCTTGGTTCgactcaaatccacccctaaatTCAAACACTTGTCATAACATGAATGTACGAAACTTTACTTTAAGTTTGTACTCCTTTTCTGAGACACAAAGTACTTTGTTTTGCAGGCAGGTTCATTTAAAACAAAGGCAACAATTACAAAACTGCAGCAGCAAAGTTCAACTGGCTTTTCTAGATTTGAACCGATCTCGAGCTTGGTCTTGTTCAGACTTGGTTTAGATCAAATTCAGTCCTAAGTGTTCCCAACACCAACCCAAAATCCAAACAAAaggcaaaaagaaataaattaagcATTTAATATAGTACATGTAGAATACTAAGGAACATGAGTTTTGACATTCTCCTCAGCATGATCTACCGTTTTTGGAGCAGTAGTCTTATGGAACAAAAGAGAAAGTTGATCAACAAAAAGCATATTCTTCAGTTCCTCCAACTGTTGCCATTCTTTCTCCATCTGAAGATCCAACTTTTCAAAGCGAACAATCTTATCTTGGATCTCTTTCATCTGCAAAACAAGTTTTAGCTGATAATAATATACATGTTGACCAAAAAAcactaatgataaaaaaaaaatgccacaCACCTCTATTTCTATGATATCAGTAACAGCTTTCTCAACGTCCAGCTGGTCCTTTTCTATCAAGGAATTTGCATCAAAAGACGTCTTTTCCAGCACATTTTCAGTGGTATTGCCATTAGCTGCAACTTCAGCTTCTGCATATTGCAAGAAAGTAGTTATTATAGTCAGTTGGATATCTCAACAATAGAAAGTTCCCAATTTACAAATTTCTACACTGACAAAGAACTTTGGCTCCTATTCATCATGGAAGAAGAGTATACTTGGATCACACGTGGATTGAGAGTTGTGCTTAATCATACCTTGATGTTTTGTGTTTCTGACAAGAGAGCTAAGATTCAGTTCACTAATTCTGTTATCAACCTCTGACTGAGTTGTAACAGCTGCTCGAGCAGCTGCTTCGGCAACCTCAACACCGGCCAAAGCCGACAGAAAAGCAGCCTGATAAAAATTGCACAAGAAATCATCAGTTTTGGACAAACAGTagtgaataaaaaagaaattcagaTGCTTCTTCATATATTTGCCAacatatattacaaataatgCTTCTGATGCCATCATGATGagaatgaaaaaacaataaaataaataaatacaatctCAACTTTAGGTTTGTTGGCTGAAAAGATAAACCAGTagccataaaattaaaaaaaaaaaaatctcttgaGACTAAGACGAAGAGAAATAATTTGGATCCATTTTTCAATTAGTCAAATATGAGTTGATTCAATTAAGTCTCACCTACCCTAAAATTTACCTAATAAGATTATAAATAGTGCCACTCACAAGTATCTTATAACAATTTCCGGGATTCAACACACTGCTTTCTGTGCCTAACACTAATAGCATTGACTTGATTCCCGACATTGTTTcctaaatatatgaatatgGAAAGCatcaattctttttcttcagtttttaattgaatataaccTAAAAGCATACCTGAGCCATGATCGGGTTGCTTGCATCTGCAAGAGGAGTGAGACGCATTCTTTTACTAGGGGATGCTGTGCAGTCGATTAACAATTCACTTTCAGCATTGCCAGGATTCTTCGTATGATTAATTTTGATATCATCTTCCCCTAAGTCTGGATGACCGATAAATTCCTCCCCAAAAGGAAGCTTGATAAAATGAGAGATGCAGTCTCTCTCAGATCTACCAGGAACATGCTGTGCAACTTTCTTCCAGTCATCACCATAATGCATAATACCCTCCAGAAGAAGCAAAGTCTCTTTCTCTGTCCATTCTGTTCTTGTCTCCTCACTGATCTCAACCCTCCTAAAGTCTGAAGAACTAACACCAACCCGATAGTTCCCACGAACATAGCATCTTGCACAAAGCGTCAACTCATACTGgaattcatcaaaataataaacaaaaaattgtaaaaatcaGCTGTCATCACAGTTCTATGAGAAAATCTGGTTTCACACAACATTCTACATCAAAAAGTGCAGTTCTTTCAATTACCATATTATCCAATAATTTGTATGCAAAACACAGACCTTTTCACAAGCAAAACAAGCAATGGTACAAAGAGATTTGCAGCCATTGCAAACCCTCTTAGAAGTCTCCTTACGTAAAGCGGCAAATTCAACAGAAGAAGCAGCAGACTTAGTTTCTTTATCTTCCCACTTGAGGGGCTTGACAGAAGCCCAGAAATTGATGAGTCCCCAAGTCTCAAGAAAATCAAATACCCTTCGAATGGAGCCCACGTCACCCACCAGAATCCTCCTGACGTCTGTGAAAGTGATTTTCCTAGAAGGATTTTCTCGAAATTTCATGATTATAGAATCCCTGTAGTACTTGTAAACTCTAGGGTTTTTTGAAGGGGAACGTGAATCGAAAAATTCAGGAAGAAATTTGACCTCGCATTCATTGATAGAGTCCCATGAAAACCATCCTAACAAAAAGAATCAAGAAAATGTTTTAAAGCAAAACAAATACAGAattgtagggtttttttttttttcagacttACTGGAGTAGCTGGGGAGGTGTACGACGTCGGCGTCGGCGTCGGAGGTCGGAGGAATCTCGGGCTTCACGGGAGTGGAGGGTCCGGGAAGCTCTTTAGCAGCCATGATTGAACCCAACTGGGAGAGGGAAaatcacaaaacaaaaaatttaagccAGAGGACTTTTCGAGTTTATTTGAGATTTGACCACCCCCTGCTGCAATATATGGTAATGGCTGGACTAACATCAATTTGATGAAAGGTTTGGACTGAAAAAATGTTCACCCAAAGCTTGGGAACCaaaaaataactaatataaTTAGGGATGAATTCAAGAGCAGCTCGCTTGAGCTTGAATCCATATTCggtataaatgaattaaatttgaattaaaacttcAACTTAGTAATTCGATTTAAGTTTGATAGTTATTGGCGTCTCTGTATCAAAGCTTTTCTTCTTTGACAACTTTTTTTGTCTTTCTGTCATTACTATTTACaatttaagctcaaactcaaactaaaatttgaattgatcatTCTTAAAACTcaattctattcaaatttacTCGTACTTATAATTATAGGGAAAAGGataatttttcacccaaaatttaattgaaatttaaaattacactcacgacaaatgaaaaacttaaatattcaccaAGTTAATTgtcatctaaattttcagttagagacaagaataaaatcatcattttacctaaaaactctaaaacctaaaaaaaattatactattttttctctagtttagaaaactaatatttacccctatgattaaactttgaaaaattcgcTTTCCCCATTTTTTAGGTTTTGTCTCTGATGGCTTAAAGAACCAATCAACAATAGGGAAGAAGCAAAGGTCAAGGACATTGAAAGACGACCCTTCGTAATCCAAATTGAAAACAAAGACTAAGGACAATGTTTCGTCATCCTTTATCGTTGCATCTAAACGACACGATAATTCATCTCTTTTTGCCAATCTGAATGATGCTTTGTCTTTCACATCTAGACAATGAAGGATCATCCTCTTTCATCAAATTTGTAAGATGGGTAGAAAGCGTAGGTCGTTGGTAGGAACAATGATGAccgaagaagaaaacaaaccctaagaatgaaatataaactttttaaactttgaaaatagattaaaatgttcgtttttaaaatttaaaaggagaatgatataaatttcaaagttttataagttgtaaataaaatgacgattttacttctTTAACTGAAGatttgaataacaattaatctaTGGATgaatgtttaggtttttcatctatcataaatatgattttgagagtagattaaaatttgaatgagaaataatctttttcccTATAATCATATCGTCAAACAATACTTCAGACCCCATCCTCGTCTTATTTGCAATATACTCtgagggggcgtttggtttgggtaatgttctattaccaaaatagaaagattaccttaaagatagattacttagaagattactaggtataaataattactatgtttgataaaatttggtaaatataaataattattgtgtttggttaaaggtaataaaagattactagtaaattattttacttaaatgctcttgaatataattatttttaaatatttgttatattatttatcatattaattaaaaataaatttatttttatctcaaaaaattaataaataataatataattataataaaatcaagattattttgataatctttaaatacctaaggtgaagatggtaatcagattaccctCTATATTACTTACcatgtcagcattggtaatagaagattactgtaatattttattattaacaaactaaataagggaataaaagataaattaccaaggtaatctccAATAActtaaaccaaacgcccctGAATGTATACACTCACCAATTCgccatattttttcttgttccaGTTTCTCCCCGGTGGGATTACCAAGGGATCCTAAGATTAACTTTGACCAACTGCAATCAAGGGAGCTGAGTACTATTAGGcacaaactcaattcatttACTTTACGAGCTTGAGATAAggataattaacttaaattcattttgaaaaattagattaaatacattaacttatataataatcaattatcttatattcaaatcaaaaatttaagactttaatagtgaaaatacaagatttaagtttattgttattatccctgtttcaaatgaaatattcaagtacccCGGCAGGCATTCGGAACGCTAAGAACTAGCATTGAATAGTAACTTCATTGTTTCTATTGGCTATAGGATCACACTGGGTTGTGTGCATGGAAAGTTCGTTTCGGTCTTTAGTCTTTTGACGAAGATTTCCTCatctttaaaagttaatatttggTATTAAACTATCAGCCATCTATAAAAattggggatattaattaaaatacacagCCGTTTTTccatttaaacttttttcagtagtaattcatatattttacctttttaaataaattaaaattttcattccaaaaatacttttgtttaatttttcaacGTTTATCGTAGTATTTCGACGATTAATTACTTACGTTTAActatatgcattaaaattattttatttgtaatgaataaaatctatacgcattaagattaatttatctgtaatgaataaaatttatagattgaaaaacagatatactacagattgaataaaatctacatattaaaaatgtaaatttataaataaaattgaaaaacagattaaaatctattgattgaataaaatttattttataaaatctataaatttataaaataattaaatttataattgattgatatatatataaaataatggatattttctcaaaacggtgcgttttctcaaaaggggTGTGGGAAAGTGTTAATGGGTGCAGGAATCTGGAAACAAGTGCGGGAAAGGAATGGGTGCGAAAATTCTGAAAGGGGTGCAGGAATCTGGAAACCGGTGGGAGAATTTTGAAAAGGGTGCGAGAATCTGGAAACGAGTGCGGGTGTTGGAATGGGTGTAGGAATTCTGAAAGGGGTGCGAGAATTTGGAAAGCGgtgggtgttttttttttttttcagacttACTGGAGTAGCTGGGGAGGTGTACGACGTCGGCGTCGGCGTCGGAGGTCGGAGGAATCTCTGCTTCACGGGAGTGGAGGGTCGGGAAGCTCTTTAGCAGCATGATTGAACCCAACTGGGAGAGGGAAAatcacaaacaaaaaatttaagccAGAGGACTTTTCGAGTTTATTTGAGATTTGACCACCCCCTGCTGCAATATATGGTAATGGCTGGACTAACATCAATTTGATGAAAGGTTTGGACTGAAAAAATGTTCACCCCAAAGCTTGGGAACCAAAAAACCAACTAATATTATTAGGGATGAATTCAAGAGCAGCTTGCTTGAGCTTGAATCCATATTCagtataaatgaattaaatttgaattaaaacttcAACTTAGTAATTCGATTTAAGTTTGATAGTTATTGGCGTCTCTGTATCAAAGCTTTTCTTCTTTGACAACTTTTTTTGTCTTTCTGTCGTTACTAGTTacaatttgagctcaaactcaaactaaaatttaaattgatcatTCTTCAAACTcgattttattcaaatttactCGTACTTATAATCatagggaaaaggacaatttttcacccaaattttagttgaaatttaaaattacactcatgacaaatgaaaaacttaaatattcacccGTAAGTTAATTgtcatctaaattttcagttagagacaagaataaaatcatcattttacctataaactctaaaacctaaaaaaaattatactatttttcctctagtttagaaaactaatatttactcctatgattaaactttgaaaaattcgtTTTCCCCATTTTTTAGGTTTTGTCTCTGGTGGCTTAAAGAACCAATCAACAATAGGGAAGAAGCAAAGGTCAAGGACAttgaaggacgacccttcgtaaTCCAAATTGAAAACAAAGACCAAGGATAATGCTTTGTCGTCCTTTATCGTTGCATCTGGACGACACGACAATTCATCTCTTTTTGCCAAtctaaatgatgttttgtctttCACATTTAGACAATGAAGGATTATCCTTTTTCATCAGATCTGTAAGATGGGTAGAAAGCGTAGGTCGTTGATAGGAATAATGGTGAccgaagaagaaaacaaactctaagaataaaatataaactttttaaactttgaaaatagattaaaatgttagtttttaaaatctaaaaggagaatgatataaatttcaaagttttataagttgtaaataaaatgacgattttacttctTTAACTGAAGatttgaataacaattaatctaTGGATgaatgtttaggtttttcatctatcataaatatgattttgagagtagattaaaatttgaatgagaaataatctttttcccTATAATCATACCGTCAAACAATACTTCAGACCCCATCCTCGTCTTATTTGCAATATACTCtgagggggtgtttggtttgggtaatgttctattaccaaaatagaaagattaccttgaagatagattacttagaagattactaggtataaataattactatgtttgataaaatttgataaatataaataattattgtgtttggttaaaggtaataaaagattaccagtaaattattttacttaaatgctcttgaatataattatttttaaatattttttatattatttgtcatattaattaaaaataaatttatttttatctcaaaaaattaataaataataatataattataataaaatcaagattattttgataatctttaaatacctaaggtgaagatggtaatcagattaccctCTATATTACTTACcacgtcagcattagtaatagaagattactgtaatattttattattaacaaactaaataagggaataaaagataaattaccaaggtaatctccAATAActtaaaccaaacgccccctgaATGTATACACTCACCAATTCgccatattttttcttgttccaGTTTCTCCCCGGTGGGATTACCAAGGGATCCTAAGATTAACTTTGACCAACTGCAATCAAGGGAGCTGAGTACTATTAGGcacaaactcaattcatttACTTTACGAGCTTGAGATAAggataattaacttaaattcattttgaaaaattagattaaatacattaacttatataataatcaattatcttatattcaaatcaaaaatttaagaCTTTAATAGTGAAAATACAAGATATAAGTTTATTGTTATTATCCCTGTttcaaatgaaatattcaagtacccCGGCAGGCATTCGGAACGCTAAGAACTAGCATTGAATAGTAACTTCATTGTTTCTATTGGCTATAGGATCACACTGGGTTGTGTGCATGGAAAGTTCGTTTCGGTCTTTAGTCTTTTGACGAAGATTTCCTCatctttaaaagttaatatttggTATTAAACTATCAGCCATCTATAAAAattggggatattaattaaaatacacagCCGTTTTTccatttaaacttttttcagTAGTAATTCatacattttacctttttaaataaattaaaattttcattccaaatatacttttgtttaatttttcaacGTTTACCGTAGTATTTCGACGATTAATTACTTACGTTTAactatatgtattaaaattattttatttgtaatgaataaaatctatacgcattaagattaatttatctgtaatgaataaaatttatagattgaaaaacagatatactacagattgaataaaatctacatattaaaaatgtaaatctataaataaaattgaaaaacagattGAAAATCtattgattgaataaaatttattttataaaatctataaatttataaaataattaaatttataattgattgatatatatataaaataatggatattttctcaaaacggtgcgttttctcaaaaggggTGTGGGAAAGTGTTAATGGGTGCAGGAATCTGGAAACAAGTGCGGGAAAGGAATGGGTGCGAAAATTCTGAAAGGGGTGCAGGAATCTGGAAACCGGTGGGAGAATTTTGAAAGGGGTGCGAGAATCTGGAAACGAGTGCGGGTGTTGGAATGGGTGTAGGAATTCTGAAAGGGGTGCGAGAATTTGGAAAGCGGTGCGGGTGCGGGTGCGGGATTTCAAATAGGGGTGCGGGTGCGTGAAAGGACACGACAAAGTATTGCAGGTGCGAccatttctgaaagggtgcgtggaagggtaCAACAAGCATTGcaggtgcgtgaaagggtgtgacaatttctgaaagggtgcgacaactCACTACAGCGCACGTGTGCGCGAATTTAAAAACGGGTGCGGGTGCGGGTGCGTGAAAACCCTAATGTGTGGAcgtgtgcatgcatgcacaacttATCATCTGTGATGAAAGCccctttattaaaaaatgtaaaaatatttaataattaattttaataagaagagaattcaattctccgttaatatttaaatatggtAGATTTGCAGTAGATAAAAGTATTTACTGCAATACTAATAAAACTACGATTATTTACTTCTTGTGCGTGAATGTGTAATTAGTAAAGCGTTAccaattttttacttgaaatcaTTCTAATTGAGGTTCGTGCTATTGTCCACATAGTCGAACACACCCAAATTTCTTTCATGCCATATTCTACATAGTCTGACATGTTTATCCAACATTAACCTCATATTGCCTTCGTTACGCCTTAATCTATATTTTCCTCTCATTTATCTCTTATAGGGGTAAATTAGCCATTTTCCAAACCTATATATTTACATCGGAACTTCATATACTCTTTATATATTTCACATGTctttatttccaaatttttcctAAAGTACATGGATGTGTATACATCACACACGAGGGTGTATTACTCATCCAGATTCCCGCACCCATTCTAGCACCCGCGCCCTTTCCCGCACCTGTTTCCAGATTTCTACACCCCTTTCAGAATTCCAGCACTCGTTTCCAAATTCCTACACCCCTTTCAGAATTCCCGCACTCATTCCCTTCCTGCAccccttttgagaaaacgcaccgttttgagaaaatatccattatttttcatatatatcaatcaattataaatttaattattttataaatttatagattttatcaaataaattttataaaatttatagattttattcataaattttattcaatcaatagattttcaatatgtttttcaattttattcatagatttacATTTTCAATCTGTAGTATATCTGtttttcaatctatagattttattcattacagataaattaatcttaatgcgtataaattttattcattacagataaaataattttaatgcgTATAGTTAAACATAAGTAATTAATCGTTAAAATGCTACGGTAAACgttgaaaaattaaacaagggtatttttggaataaaaaatttaatttgcttaaaaaggtaaaacgtaTGAATTGCTACCGAAAACGGTTTAAGCGAGAAAACGACtggctattttaattaatatcccataaaAATTGCTTTCACAAGTAGGTTCTGAGGTAGAGATGGCATCAGGGTGGGACGCA
This is a stretch of genomic DNA from Mangifera indica cultivar Alphonso chromosome 11, CATAS_Mindica_2.1, whole genome shotgun sequence. It encodes these proteins:
- the LOC123228689 gene encoding SWI/SNF complex subunit SWI3B; translation: MAAKELPGPSTPVKPEIPPTSDADADVVHLPSYSRWFSWDSINECEVKFLPEFFDSRSPSKNPRVYKYYRDSIIMKFRENPSRKITFTDVRRILVGDVGSIRRVFDFLETWGLINFWASVKPLKWEDKETKSAASSVEFAALRKETSKRVCNGCKSLCTIACFACEKYELTLCARCYVRGNYRVGVSSSDFRRVEISEETRTEWTEKETLLLLEGIMHYGDDWKKVAQHVPGRSERDCISHFIKLPFGEEFIGHPDLGEDDIKINHTKNPGNAESELLIDCTASPSKRMRLTPLADASNPIMAQAAFLSALAGVEVAEAAARAAVTTQSEVDNRISELNLSSLVRNTKHQEAEVAANGNTTENVLEKTSFDANSLIEKDQLDVEKAVTDIIEIEMKEIQDKIVRFEKLDLQMEKEWQQLEELKNMLFVDQLSLLFHKTTAPKTVDHAEENVKTHVP